From Campylobacter lari, the proteins below share one genomic window:
- a CDS encoding ornithine carbamoyltransferase — protein sequence MKIALECKDLILEKTLEIALKDFLVLKKDCDFLVCDEKINTQKPQFIINKKSNFLTHPFNIEELLCALNDFNASLQNIAYKIAMREKKIMNQKCEAILEQLRQESHEKIDAIFDLYKTELKNLIKEESNNA from the coding sequence ATGAAAATCGCTCTTGAATGCAAGGATTTAATTTTAGAAAAAACTTTAGAAATTGCTTTAAAAGATTTTTTAGTTTTAAAAAAAGATTGTGATTTTTTAGTCTGTGATGAAAAAATCAACACACAAAAGCCACAATTTATCATCAACAAAAAATCAAATTTCTTAACTCACCCTTTTAACATAGAAGAGTTGCTATGTGCTTTAAATGATTTCAATGCAAGCTTGCAAAATATTGCCTATAAAATAGCAATGCGTGAGAAAAAAATTATGAATCAAAAATGTGAAGCCATTTTAGAACAACTACGCCAAGAAAGTCATGAAAAAATCGATGCAATATTTGATCTTTATAAAACAGAGTTAAAAAATCTTATCAAAGAAGAAAGTAATAATGCATAA